From the genome of Mucilaginibacter paludis DSM 18603:
ATTCGCACATTTCCTCATTCGCACATTCCCTCATTCGCACATTTGCAAATTTCTCATTTGCACATCCGCACATTCCCTCATTCACACATTTGCAAACTCCCTAATTCGCACATTCGCACATTCTCTCATCCGCACATTGTCAAGCTTAATTGCGCATATTAATATATTGCAGCGGTTGGCCAAAATCTTCGGTGCGGCAAAGGCTGATTACGGCTTGCAGGTCGTCTATTTTTTTTGCAGTTACTCTAACCTGGTCGTCCATAATGGAAGCCTGCACTTTTAGTCCGCTGTCTTTTATTTTCTTTACTATCTTTTTGGCAGCCTCCTTCTCAATCCCTTCCTTTATTTTGATCGACTTACGGATCATGTTGCCCGAAGCATATTGCTCCTCACCAAAATCGAGGGCATTAGGATCAAGCGATTGTTTAACCATCCGGCTGATAATGGAGCCCTCAATGGCTTTTAAGCGCATATCATCTTCAGTAACCACAGTTACCTCGTTTGTTTTTTTATCCAGTTCGATGGTGCTTTTTGATCCGTGAAAATCAAAACGGTTCAGTATTTCTTTTTTTGCATTATTGATAGCATTATCAAGCGTTTGAGCATCAATTTTGCTCACAATATCAAATGATGGCATACAGGTTTATTTAATTAATGTTACAAATTTACCTTAATTATTATTTAAATAAAGTAGTTTTACCTTGAGAGGGAGAAGTTTATTTTACCGTTTGCACCAAGGTGCGCGTAAACAATTTGTTACCTTTATGTAAATGTTAACTTTAAGAAACTTTGATTATGAAATCCAATACCAAAAAAGAAGCGAAGAAACAGATTGAAATCAGCTTGACAGATAAATTTACACAAGTCCTTGTAGAATTAGGGCACGATGCGGCCAAACTGAAAAAAGAAATTAAAAAAGTAAGCAAAACTGTTGCTAAAAAAATCAGCCAGACTTTGGATGATGTTAAAGACGTGGTGGAAGCTAAACTTGAAACCAAGCCAGTAAAAAAGGCGATAAAAAAGGCTACCAAAAGCACCAGCCCGGCAAAAAAAAATATTGAAAAAAAAGTAGAGCAGGTTGAAAAAGTAATAGCGAAAGCAACCAAAACAGCCGAAGAAAAAGCGAAAAAAACAGCAGCCACCAAAGCTGAAAAGAAACCCGGCGTTTTACCAGAACAAGCATCGGGCGTGCCCACTCCGGTAGTCCGGGTAAAAAAGGTAGCCGCGCCTAAACCCGATGCGGATACAACCGCTGAAAAGCCCGCCGAAGCGGTTATAGCAGTCAAAAAAAGCAGGTCGCCTAAAAAAGCTTAACATTAACACAATACAAATTGGTTAAGTGATAATATTATGTTAACAAATAAATAAGCAGTTTTGTAGTCCAGGTTGTAATGACCGGGGACTTTTTATTTTATGGACATTAAACGTATTCCGCTAATTAACAGAGAGATCAGTTGGCTTTATTTTAACGATAGAGTTTTACAGGAAGCAGCCGATCCCACAGTCCCTTTAATTGACCGGATTAAATTTCTGGCCATATTTTCGTCCAATCTTGATGAATTTTACCGGGTACGCGTAGCCACGCTGAGCAGGCTTGCCAGTTTAAACGAGAAGGCCAAGGAGGTATTGGGTTATAACCCCAAAAAGTTGCTCAACCAAATTAAAAACCTGGTTGTAAAGCAAGAAAAAAAGTTTAACAATTTATACGAGAATAT
Proteins encoded in this window:
- a CDS encoding YajQ family cyclic di-GMP-binding protein, with amino-acid sequence MPSFDIVSKIDAQTLDNAINNAKKEILNRFDFHGSKSTIELDKKTNEVTVVTEDDMRLKAIEGSIISRMVKQSLDPNALDFGEEQYASGNMIRKSIKIKEGIEKEAAKKIVKKIKDSGLKVQASIMDDQVRVTAKKIDDLQAVISLCRTEDFGQPLQYINMRN